The following proteins are encoded in a genomic region of Paenibacillus antri:
- a CDS encoding type II toxin-antitoxin system RelE/ParE family toxin codes for MNMKWTPSARKSLRDIQSIHFTEEETKEYRIRLVRSIQDKILSLMVSMPAREPSWQGTYRILVDRYKVYYSFSDDRQTCFIEALRHQHQND; via the coding sequence ATGAATATGAAGTGGACCCCTTCGGCTAGGAAAAGCTTGAGGGATATTCAAAGCATTCATTTTACGGAAGAAGAAACGAAAGAATACCGGATTCGTTTGGTCCGGAGCATCCAAGACAAGATTCTTTCACTCATGGTTTCCATGCCCGCAAGAGAGCCCTCTTGGCAGGGGACATATAGGATTTTAGTCGACCGTTACAAAGTGTATTACTCGTTTTCCGATGATAGACAGACTTGTTTCATAGAAGCCCTCCGACATCA
- a CDS encoding ATP-binding protein has product MADYIFGANILENLTTGMYQDSKVIYREYIQNACDQIDKAVKEGLLKHDEGTIKIWLDRDKRTIIIEDNATGIPAASFQETLGNIADSDKKIGEDKGFRGIGRLCGLAYCNELIFSSSVKGEETESIMVCDAKKMRRLIDENARGKKHTANEVLNAINRFERKKTNNIDSHFFRVELNYINSENTDLLDFQQIKDYLSFVAPVPYQNSFIYRTDIYNHAKEIGTKIDEYNITLDGEPIFKRYTTILKESSTGNKYDDIFGVHFKDFHKNGELIAWMWVGISRFQKAIPKINQMRGLRLRKENIQIGGEDALQKLFKEDRGNSYFIGEVFAVNRDLIPNSQRDYFNENPARADFERELQRYFNDELYKIYHDGSTINSAYKKIDTYEKKETEFKVKETAGLFVDASHRERELKSVLETKKAAESALGKIDKVKNKSDGLMQKVIQRIELERPKRKITAAVPPVISPEEDKEYEEPKMLRRTDRLSQYNKAERKLISKIFSIITLATDNKTAEMIIKRIEEELQ; this is encoded by the coding sequence ATGGCAGACTATATTTTTGGCGCAAACATTCTTGAGAATCTAACAACAGGAATGTACCAAGACTCCAAGGTGATCTACCGCGAATATATTCAGAATGCTTGTGATCAGATCGATAAAGCCGTTAAAGAAGGGCTTCTTAAACATGATGAAGGTACCATTAAAATATGGTTAGATCGTGACAAGCGAACAATCATCATTGAGGATAATGCTACAGGGATTCCTGCCGCTTCTTTTCAAGAAACTCTGGGAAATATCGCTGACTCCGATAAGAAAATCGGTGAAGATAAAGGGTTTAGGGGCATCGGTAGGCTGTGCGGCTTAGCGTACTGCAATGAACTTATTTTCAGCTCTTCAGTCAAAGGTGAGGAAACTGAGTCCATTATGGTATGCGATGCCAAGAAGATGCGCCGGCTTATCGATGAGAATGCACGTGGAAAGAAACACACGGCAAACGAAGTGCTAAATGCCATAAATCGTTTTGAGCGGAAAAAGACAAACAATATTGATTCGCATTTTTTTCGTGTGGAGCTGAACTATATTAATTCGGAGAACACCGACTTGCTCGATTTTCAACAAATCAAGGACTATCTTTCCTTTGTTGCTCCTGTTCCTTATCAAAACAGTTTCATTTACCGAACCGATATATACAATCATGCTAAGGAAATCGGCACGAAAATCGACGAATATAATATTACGCTTGATGGGGAGCCAATCTTTAAGAGATATACGACAATATTGAAAGAGTCGTCAACGGGGAATAAGTACGATGATATATTTGGTGTCCACTTTAAGGATTTCCACAAAAATGGTGAGTTGATTGCGTGGATGTGGGTCGGCATATCTAGATTCCAGAAAGCGATCCCAAAGATTAACCAAATGCGTGGCCTGCGATTGCGAAAAGAGAATATCCAGATCGGTGGTGAAGACGCTCTCCAGAAATTATTCAAAGAAGACCGTGGCAATAGTTATTTTATTGGTGAGGTTTTCGCAGTGAACAGGGACCTTATTCCTAACTCACAACGAGACTATTTTAATGAGAATCCAGCAAGGGCTGATTTCGAGCGTGAGTTGCAAAGGTATTTCAATGATGAGCTTTACAAAATCTACCACGACGGCTCTACTATTAACAGTGCATACAAAAAAATTGATACATATGAAAAAAAGGAAACTGAGTTCAAAGTAAAGGAAACTGCAGGTCTCTTTGTGGATGCATCACATCGCGAACGCGAACTTAAGTCTGTTCTAGAAACAAAAAAGGCAGCAGAAAGTGCACTGGGAAAAATTGATAAAGTGAAAAATAAATCAGATGGGCTAATGCAGAAAGTAATTCAACGGATTGAACTTGAACGCCCCAAGAGAAAGATTACTGCTGCGGTGCCACCTGTAATATCGCCTGAAGAAGATAAGGAGTATGAAGAACCTAAAATGCTACGCCGCACGGACCGGCTTTCACAATACAACAAGGCAGAACGCAAGCTCATTTCAAAAATATTCAGCATCATTACTTTGGCAACTGACAACAAAACTGCTGAGATGATTATTAAAAGGATTGAGGAGGAACTTCAATGA
- a CDS encoding ATP-binding protein: MSKLIGRVLATEKSPTTMDEFNFWTNSDLKLHAFDIVKVEHIEGSYTFGVIENISHITDAQSFLTNFISSDFGDVTIDEPTLRVGMNYAKAKVSFNNRNLYTPVHNNAKVYLATADEITMALGLDRIENPLVCGSLTMYEGTTEEVTLPVYLNSKFILGPEGAHLNISGISGLAAKTSYAMFLMKAIQDQYLNAEMNESVAFVIFNVKGRDLMAIDRPNDFSTVAPGEEKRIFEEYESLGLSTDPFKNVKYYIPFASNASAKQSTYLSPEDVKAYIEDEQLQKFKYTYEDDKESLEMLFADIDDPQQTMEAIISKIIDETDPDFGNIDTWTEFREKVDELSQRSQPAGRGSQQRVSNEISVLSWRKFKRIINKATKNDDMFANRTDPSKHECRLADELKKIRENEVYVIDIAKLPEDKQAFVFGDAVRTIYNLKLGEYDAESGVEPPTRIVIFIDELNKYASKEIPKSSPILREILDITERGRSLGVVLFAAEQFRSAIHPRVTGNCATHAYGRTNSIETSTADYRSLPSTYQNMLTRFKQGDYLVQNPIFRSLLKIHFPKPVYKQFK; the protein is encoded by the coding sequence ATGAGTAAATTGATTGGTCGCGTTCTAGCGACCGAAAAAAGTCCCACAACTATGGATGAGTTTAATTTCTGGACAAACTCGGACTTGAAACTTCATGCTTTCGATATCGTGAAAGTAGAACATATCGAAGGCTCCTATACTTTTGGCGTTATTGAGAACATCTCACACATCACTGATGCACAGAGTTTTTTGACAAACTTTATCTCTAGTGACTTCGGTGATGTAACTATCGATGAGCCGACCCTACGTGTTGGTATGAACTATGCTAAAGCCAAGGTTTCCTTTAATAACAGAAACCTATACACTCCAGTCCATAATAACGCCAAGGTATACCTTGCTACAGCCGATGAAATTACGATGGCACTTGGACTTGATCGTATTGAAAATCCCCTTGTCTGCGGGTCTCTCACGATGTATGAAGGTACCACGGAAGAGGTTACCCTCCCTGTATATCTGAATTCGAAGTTCATTTTGGGACCGGAGGGTGCACACCTCAATATATCAGGTATCTCAGGGCTTGCCGCAAAGACCTCTTATGCGATGTTCCTAATGAAAGCCATACAAGATCAGTATCTTAACGCCGAGATGAACGAAAGCGTTGCTTTTGTCATATTCAATGTTAAGGGAAGAGATTTAATGGCTATAGACCGGCCGAACGACTTTTCAACTGTTGCACCCGGCGAAGAGAAGCGTATTTTCGAGGAATACGAATCATTAGGGTTGTCTACTGATCCTTTCAAAAATGTGAAGTATTATATCCCCTTCGCGAGTAATGCGTCGGCGAAGCAAAGTACATATCTGTCTCCAGAAGATGTGAAGGCGTATATAGAAGACGAGCAATTACAAAAGTTTAAGTACACGTATGAGGACGATAAGGAGAGCCTAGAGATGCTCTTCGCTGATATTGACGATCCTCAGCAGACCATGGAAGCAATCATTAGCAAAATCATCGACGAGACTGACCCGGATTTTGGCAATATTGATACGTGGACTGAGTTTAGGGAAAAAGTCGATGAACTGTCTCAGCGTTCCCAACCCGCGGGGCGAGGTTCCCAGCAACGAGTTTCCAATGAAATTTCTGTACTAAGTTGGAGAAAGTTCAAGCGCATCATTAATAAGGCTACCAAGAACGACGATATGTTTGCTAATCGCACTGATCCAAGCAAGCACGAATGTCGCTTGGCCGACGAGCTGAAGAAAATACGGGAAAACGAGGTATATGTAATTGACATTGCCAAGCTACCTGAAGACAAGCAGGCGTTTGTCTTCGGTGACGCTGTACGGACCATCTATAACTTAAAGTTAGGCGAATACGATGCCGAGTCTGGAGTTGAGCCGCCGACACGTATTGTTATTTTCATTGATGAGCTCAACAAGTATGCGTCAAAGGAGATACCGAAGTCGTCACCTATCCTCCGTGAAATCCTCGATATCACTGAGCGCGGTCGTTCATTAGGGGTTGTCCTTTTCGCGGCGGAGCAGTTCCGTTCTGCAATTCATCCGCGTGTAACAGGCAACTGTGCAACGCATGCTTATGGAAGGACCAACTCTATTGAAACATCGACCGCTGATTATAGAAGCCTTCCTAGCACATACCAAAATATGTTAACACGTTTTAAGCAGGGTGATTATCTAGTTCAGAACCCCATCTTCCGTTCCCTTTTGAAGATACATTTTCCAAAACCCGTTTACAAACAGTTCAAGTAA
- a CDS encoding radical SAM protein → MERRKLAILVNPPIYDTQYWARWSMPHGLLKIATWLRESNLYDLKLFDCLNPYGKESGVIESVTEFESFDAVRKQKKSVVVLGTNKEYVPDRFGYKLKPNEKWKYEFGCPIGTLENQLFELKEEIKYKEYEVIEFWVTSIMTYWWESTRDVIKLALEVFPQAKIRVGGIYPTLAPGHAGSKLGIEALVIKGDYVKLSDEHLMSQHLVVRNEIPGASNLALATDLYEEGERPPYTILTTSRGCPHICSYCASNILNDGTKVRNRDFEDVIREIKEKFVQGTRVFCFYEDNLLMKMKEFKRILKAVLTDKSLYGIKIYAPEGIEIGVALSDHKRFLLKLKSNRQILATLSVDTDLPPEQPGTEGIYENYKNQKSMQKRSFITLEEDLTQGSVEIIDKSNPEEYLKLQIGGEEVILRKVPKDNGRDEIVYENESDSSLGLYLVGVPEIVYLMKLAGFEKIYLPLETIKKETNARWNRSWNSNLHRFESLLAALEEVGFDTRRQNVNAFVMFGLPGEDLEEIYDTALYASERVGSVIPMLFTPVPSTQVFEQYQDYIISKGFDLQHLNGKLFPFFDMLKQDLINKHGECKMDISDYVRVESFMQRINTKVNGQSVNIYSDSRVSQTFRKVYSEYESLLSSMECDNDEQLLGEMEVAAAWQGE, encoded by the coding sequence ATGGAACGCCGTAAACTTGCGATATTAGTTAACCCACCAATATACGACACGCAATACTGGGCTAGGTGGAGTATGCCTCACGGCTTATTAAAGATTGCGACTTGGCTGCGCGAAAGCAATTTATATGATTTAAAATTATTTGATTGCTTAAATCCATACGGGAAAGAAAGTGGCGTCATTGAAAGTGTAACAGAATTTGAAAGTTTTGATGCAGTAAGAAAGCAAAAGAAAAGTGTCGTAGTCTTAGGTACAAACAAGGAGTACGTTCCTGATAGATTTGGTTATAAGTTGAAACCAAATGAGAAATGGAAATATGAGTTTGGTTGTCCGATTGGAACGTTAGAAAACCAGTTATTCGAGCTTAAAGAAGAGATAAAATATAAAGAGTACGAAGTTATTGAATTTTGGGTAACTTCAATTATGACTTATTGGTGGGAAAGTACTCGTGATGTAATTAAACTTGCTCTGGAAGTATTTCCCCAAGCAAAAATTAGGGTAGGGGGCATTTATCCTACTTTGGCACCTGGGCATGCTGGCTCTAAGCTTGGAATTGAAGCACTTGTAATTAAAGGAGACTATGTAAAACTCTCAGATGAGCATCTGATGTCGCAGCATCTTGTAGTTCGAAATGAGATCCCAGGGGCCTCGAACCTAGCACTAGCGACGGACTTATATGAAGAGGGCGAGCGCCCACCCTACACAATATTAACTACATCCCGTGGATGTCCGCATATTTGCTCGTACTGTGCGTCTAACATTCTTAACGATGGAACAAAAGTACGCAATCGAGACTTTGAGGATGTAATACGGGAGATTAAAGAAAAATTTGTTCAAGGGACACGAGTTTTTTGCTTTTATGAAGATAATTTATTAATGAAAATGAAAGAATTCAAGCGTATTTTGAAAGCTGTTCTTACAGATAAGTCGTTATACGGGATTAAGATTTATGCTCCGGAAGGAATTGAGATTGGAGTAGCATTGAGTGACCATAAGCGTTTTTTACTTAAGTTAAAATCGAATAGGCAGATACTTGCTACACTATCGGTAGATACAGATTTGCCTCCGGAACAGCCAGGTACAGAAGGGATATACGAAAACTATAAAAACCAAAAATCAATGCAGAAACGTTCATTTATAACTTTGGAAGAGGACCTTACACAGGGATCAGTTGAGATTATTGACAAGAGTAATCCCGAGGAGTATCTAAAGCTGCAAATAGGCGGAGAAGAAGTCATCTTACGTAAAGTTCCAAAGGATAACGGCAGGGATGAGATCGTATATGAAAATGAAAGTGACAGTTCACTGGGATTATACCTGGTTGGCGTTCCAGAAATAGTATATTTAATGAAATTAGCCGGATTCGAAAAGATCTACTTGCCCCTTGAAACAATAAAAAAGGAAACCAACGCCCGATGGAATCGATCGTGGAACAGTAATTTACATCGCTTTGAATCGTTGTTAGCAGCTTTGGAGGAAGTCGGGTTCGACACGCGGAGACAGAATGTAAATGCTTTTGTTATGTTTGGACTGCCTGGTGAAGACCTGGAAGAGATCTATGATACCGCTCTATATGCCAGCGAGCGAGTTGGTTCGGTCATCCCCATGTTATTCACACCTGTCCCTTCTACACAGGTATTTGAACAATACCAGGACTATATTATTAGCAAAGGGTTTGATCTTCAACATTTAAACGGAAAGCTGTTCCCGTTTTTTGATATGTTGAAACAAGACTTAATTAACAAACATGGCGAATGCAAAATGGATATAAGCGATTACGTCCGCGTTGAAAGTTTTATGCAACGTATTAATACAAAAGTAAATGGTCAGTCCGTAAATATTTACTCAGACTCTCGCGTTTCCCAAACGTTCCGTAAGGTGTATAGTGAGTATGAATCCCTATTAAGTAGTATGGAATGTGATAATGATGAGCAATTATTAGGTGAGATGGAAGTTGCGGCAGCGTGGCAAGGGGAATAA
- a CDS encoding ATP-binding protein, protein MSTFETDLKPAHSNLRFGGISPVVLRELSGVYQPFVKAVKEMVSNAYDADADSVHLDFIENYRLLTISDDGCGMDPIEFVRDYIRIGKSSQKDEYTSRKQRPRIGGKGIGFLAPARYCDEVEVRTKKGSISQHVFHWEANGQRRLDLGVIVPGGLGRELLERIEVISITNENGEPVAFDIQEHGVVTTQKSLNYAQVAYTLRASEIELVATINFKALFSLESNRSLEDIDNFCTTTIRVVEPSEQQGSYTRITLKELKDFVVRDLSKPAKKRARNIESFGGDEQFLWNLSRIIPIKANLHNNIPEGVRDFIRAEMDGENLDYPITISYSINGGLTENLHRKVIEPERQLDENTDADLIKILRFTNDDFEAKGFLIGQSTTIFPAECRGILIRVKGVAIGDPTFLGLDQLLTGSSKVALSQISGEINITKGIDAIHDINPGRDGFYKESKQYNRLKQLLIGDNPERLEGPLKQLIDAIINRSDINASMTNFIKRHEAQRNAIIEASAGIMELSFEDPEVMDHFYKGSLTYELQLAPAAPFKAEGKLASFTVSVEEEVTGDYQIDYVSKTLKLNKRADIWKRNISIGGEDFEIIYKQGKHVKAFCEVNPSQNKIYLNWDHPIRSTMGDAGFIKHCLATVASNLPQDQMEVYIKLVTNKI, encoded by the coding sequence GTGAGCACTTTTGAAACTGATTTGAAGCCCGCACATTCTAACTTGCGATTCGGCGGCATTAGCCCTGTAGTATTACGAGAGTTATCTGGTGTATATCAACCTTTCGTAAAGGCCGTCAAAGAAATGGTATCAAATGCTTATGATGCAGATGCTGATAGCGTTCATTTAGATTTTATCGAGAATTATCGCTTGTTGACCATATCAGACGATGGCTGTGGGATGGACCCTATAGAATTCGTAAGGGATTATATTAGGATCGGAAAAAGCTCCCAAAAGGATGAGTATACTTCGAGAAAGCAAAGGCCTCGGATTGGTGGTAAAGGAATTGGTTTTCTCGCTCCTGCTAGATACTGTGATGAAGTAGAAGTTAGAACAAAGAAAGGGTCAATCTCGCAACATGTGTTTCATTGGGAAGCCAATGGTCAAAGAAGGTTAGATCTGGGAGTTATTGTTCCAGGTGGTCTTGGGCGTGAATTATTGGAACGTATTGAAGTTATTAGTATAACGAATGAAAACGGTGAGCCAGTTGCTTTTGATATTCAAGAGCATGGTGTTGTTACGACTCAGAAATCTCTAAATTACGCACAGGTAGCGTACACCTTAAGAGCTTCTGAAATTGAGCTTGTTGCGACGATAAACTTTAAAGCTTTATTCTCGCTTGAATCTAATCGTAGCCTTGAAGATATTGATAATTTTTGCACGACTACCATTCGAGTAGTTGAGCCGTCGGAACAGCAAGGCTCTTACACAAGAATAACATTAAAAGAGCTAAAAGATTTTGTTGTGAGGGACCTCTCTAAACCTGCGAAAAAACGGGCTAGGAATATTGAGAGTTTTGGCGGAGATGAACAGTTCCTTTGGAATCTTAGTCGTATTATCCCAATAAAGGCAAATCTCCACAATAACATTCCTGAGGGAGTTCGCGATTTTATCCGGGCTGAGATGGACGGGGAGAACTTAGATTACCCCATAACTATCTCATACTCCATTAATGGTGGTTTAACTGAAAATCTGCATCGTAAAGTAATAGAACCGGAACGGCAGCTAGATGAAAATACAGATGCTGACCTAATAAAAATATTACGGTTTACTAATGACGATTTTGAGGCAAAAGGATTTTTAATTGGTCAATCGACAACTATTTTTCCTGCTGAATGCCGTGGGATATTGATCCGAGTAAAAGGGGTGGCAATAGGGGACCCCACATTCCTTGGACTCGACCAATTACTTACGGGCTCATCTAAAGTTGCCTTATCCCAAATATCAGGTGAAATTAATATCACAAAAGGTATTGATGCAATTCATGATATAAACCCCGGGCGTGATGGGTTTTATAAGGAAAGCAAGCAATATAATCGGTTAAAGCAACTGTTGATCGGTGACAATCCGGAAAGATTAGAGGGCCCACTAAAACAGTTGATTGATGCTATTATAAACCGAAGTGATATTAACGCCAGTATGACGAATTTTATAAAACGTCATGAAGCTCAACGTAATGCAATTATTGAAGCTAGTGCCGGCATAATGGAACTCTCTTTTGAGGATCCTGAGGTGATGGACCACTTTTACAAAGGAAGCTTGACGTATGAGCTTCAGTTGGCCCCTGCGGCACCTTTTAAAGCCGAAGGGAAACTAGCATCCTTTACTGTTTCAGTTGAGGAAGAAGTAACAGGTGATTATCAAATTGATTATGTGTCCAAGACATTAAAGTTAAATAAACGTGCTGATATCTGGAAACGTAATATTTCAATTGGTGGAGAAGATTTCGAGATTATCTACAAACAGGGGAAGCATGTGAAAGCATTTTGTGAGGTGAATCCAAGTCAGAATAAAATCTACTTAAATTGGGATCATCCGATTCGAAGCACAATGGGAGATGCGGGGTTCATCAAGCATTGCTTGGCAACAGTTGCTTCTAACCTCCCGCAAGACCAAATGGAGGTTTACATCAAACTTGTAACTAACAAAATTTAG